Proteins encoded within one genomic window of Vulgatibacter sp.:
- a CDS encoding O-antigen ligase family protein, producing MHNADALPRGTPAPFRGNSVSLAARVGVFGVALFAVTIYALPQYIFPVLEPLRVGVLTAAMMSAGLVARWVLGGAAPTAGGLRVFGLVGFLAAAVASQLWSLDPAISRWAGNEALKMGLVYVAAASLLDKPERLRKVAWAVAIAGCVPAYYAVSNYLTGTNLLEGYRARWTGTFLDPNRLSMALVASSMILLAMRARLQNPVLRFLALAAVGLQIWGVVVTYSRGAALGLGVGLLVYLLTGAGGNRRIRSLAVVAGVVVSLLFLAPERFWNRTETIASYTEDASAMGRIYAWQTAANILERRPLTGVGASAFLAAWATYAPGEAGAHAYVAHNLILEVAAELGIPALLAFLVLLSACTWGAWRATRPPSPVPEEARGIVAALAGYLVCQMFAGFMLSFFLFLLLGLATAAERLARRERQLAAANRHGHGA from the coding sequence ATGCACAACGCCGACGCGCTTCCCCGGGGGACGCCAGCACCGTTCCGCGGGAACTCCGTCTCGCTGGCGGCCCGGGTGGGCGTCTTCGGAGTCGCCCTCTTCGCGGTGACGATCTACGCGCTGCCGCAGTACATCTTCCCGGTGCTCGAGCCGCTGCGGGTGGGTGTGCTCACCGCGGCGATGATGAGCGCCGGGCTCGTGGCCCGCTGGGTCCTCGGCGGCGCTGCGCCGACGGCAGGCGGCCTGCGCGTCTTCGGCCTCGTCGGCTTCCTCGCCGCCGCCGTCGCCTCGCAGCTCTGGAGCCTCGATCCCGCGATCAGCCGGTGGGCCGGCAACGAGGCCCTGAAGATGGGCCTCGTCTACGTCGCTGCGGCGAGCCTCCTCGACAAGCCGGAGCGGCTGCGCAAGGTGGCCTGGGCCGTGGCCATCGCCGGCTGCGTGCCAGCGTACTACGCGGTCTCCAACTACCTCACCGGCACCAACCTCCTCGAAGGCTATCGCGCCCGCTGGACCGGGACCTTCCTCGATCCCAACCGCCTCTCGATGGCGCTGGTGGCCTCGTCGATGATCCTCCTCGCGATGCGGGCGCGGCTGCAGAACCCGGTGCTGCGCTTCCTCGCGCTGGCGGCGGTGGGCCTGCAGATCTGGGGCGTGGTGGTGACCTACAGCCGCGGCGCGGCGCTCGGCCTCGGCGTGGGGCTCCTCGTCTACCTGCTCACCGGCGCCGGCGGAAACCGGCGGATCCGCTCCCTCGCGGTGGTGGCAGGCGTGGTGGTCTCGCTCCTCTTCCTCGCGCCCGAGCGCTTCTGGAACCGCACCGAGACGATCGCCAGCTACACCGAGGACGCCTCGGCGATGGGCCGCATCTACGCCTGGCAGACCGCCGCCAACATCCTCGAGCGCAGGCCGCTCACCGGCGTCGGCGCCTCGGCCTTCCTCGCCGCATGGGCGACCTACGCGCCGGGCGAGGCAGGGGCCCACGCCTACGTCGCCCACAACCTCATCCTCGAGGTGGCGGCGGAGCTCGGCATCCCCGCGCTGCTGGCCTTCCTGGTGCTCCTCTCCGCCTGCACCTGGGGCGCATGGCGGGCGACGAGACCGCCCTCACCGGTACCCGAGGAAGCCCGCGGCATCGTCGCCGCACTGGCCGGCTACCTGGTCTGCCAGATGTTCGCGGGCTTCATGCTCAGCTTCTTCCTCTTCCTGCTGCTCGGCCTCGCCACCGCCGCAGAGCGCCTCGCGCGCCGGGAGCGGCAGCTGGCAGCAGCCAACCGTCACGGACACGGAGCCTGA
- a CDS encoding glycoside hydrolase domain-containing protein, with protein sequence MNQLASAVTAALVLAAAGNAAAEATATHTLIKLQPRDAAPTGKVARIAAAANEIEAFQAVVAGGEAGLTGVSAAMSDLVGPATIPAAEVMLYRAAYIDARNLSDANARAGLTPDALVPDVDRYYGEKRNAFPFDVPAGENRSVWVDVHVPQGTPAGTYQGTLRITASGGFTQDVAVELEVFPFELPSTPRYRSSYGLSWNATSQAHHGDVWANGDDARYDELRVLYGIAGLDNRMSFSGVVGATVPGTGGNLDFSRYDRVYGPLLDGTAKTRLPGAKLTAIEVWQKDPQAADYAAWAAHFKEKGWFDALFDYTCDEPPLTCEWSDIKPRQDRVHGGDPQMKSLVTTTVGHLREHGLYESTDIIVPVVNFVEGKDGAYAGDQSAQYRQAAADGKTVWIYSSCMSHGCGGTVGGEYEDPALKGWPSMAIDHTALQNRALPWVAYKYGFTGELYWDSAYAFVTKSDPWVDQWDFSGNGDGTLLYPGTPAKIGGTTHIPVESIRMKQVRDGIEDYEYLAELAKYDAAAADRFASELFPHAWSAGDITPDQLLATRRAIAAEIARHVAPAGTPSTPTRPRDGGGSSIAVPGTSSGGEGISGGVGGAKAGGCSSSAAGPGALSAVVVALGAVIRRRRRA encoded by the coding sequence TTGAACCAGCTCGCTTCCGCCGTCACCGCAGCCCTCGTCCTCGCAGCAGCAGGCAACGCAGCAGCAGAGGCCACCGCCACCCACACGCTGATCAAGCTGCAGCCCCGCGACGCGGCGCCCACCGGCAAGGTGGCGCGCATCGCCGCCGCCGCCAACGAGATCGAAGCCTTCCAGGCGGTGGTGGCCGGTGGCGAGGCGGGCCTCACCGGCGTCTCCGCCGCCATGTCGGACCTGGTGGGACCTGCCACCATCCCCGCGGCGGAGGTGATGCTCTACCGCGCGGCCTACATCGACGCGCGCAACCTCTCCGACGCCAATGCCCGCGCCGGCCTCACCCCCGACGCCCTCGTGCCCGACGTCGACCGCTACTACGGCGAGAAGCGCAACGCCTTTCCCTTCGACGTGCCCGCGGGCGAGAACCGTTCGGTCTGGGTCGACGTGCACGTGCCGCAGGGCACGCCCGCCGGCACCTACCAGGGCACGCTGCGGATCACCGCTTCCGGCGGCTTCACCCAGGACGTCGCCGTCGAGCTCGAGGTCTTTCCCTTCGAGCTCCCCTCGACCCCGCGCTACCGCAGCTCCTACGGCCTCTCCTGGAACGCCACCAGCCAGGCCCACCACGGCGACGTCTGGGCCAACGGCGACGACGCCAGATACGACGAGCTGCGCGTGCTCTACGGCATCGCCGGCCTCGACAACCGGATGAGCTTCTCCGGGGTGGTCGGCGCCACCGTCCCCGGCACCGGCGGCAACCTCGACTTCTCCCGCTACGATCGCGTCTACGGCCCGCTCCTCGACGGCACGGCGAAGACGCGGCTGCCCGGGGCGAAGCTCACCGCCATCGAGGTCTGGCAGAAGGATCCGCAGGCCGCCGACTACGCAGCGTGGGCGGCGCACTTCAAGGAGAAGGGCTGGTTCGACGCGCTCTTCGACTATACCTGCGACGAGCCGCCGCTGACCTGCGAGTGGAGCGACATCAAGCCCCGGCAGGACCGGGTGCACGGCGGTGATCCGCAGATGAAGTCGCTGGTCACCACCACCGTCGGCCACCTCCGGGAGCACGGCCTCTACGAGTCGACCGACATCATCGTGCCGGTGGTCAACTTCGTCGAAGGCAAGGACGGCGCGTACGCCGGCGATCAGTCGGCGCAGTACCGCCAGGCCGCTGCAGACGGCAAGACCGTGTGGATCTACTCCTCCTGCATGAGCCACGGCTGCGGCGGCACGGTGGGCGGCGAGTACGAGGATCCCGCGCTCAAGGGCTGGCCCTCGATGGCGATCGATCACACGGCGCTGCAGAACCGTGCGCTCCCCTGGGTCGCGTACAAATACGGCTTCACCGGTGAGCTCTACTGGGACTCGGCCTACGCCTTCGTGACCAAGAGCGATCCCTGGGTCGACCAGTGGGACTTCAGCGGCAACGGCGACGGCACCCTGCTCTACCCCGGTACCCCCGCGAAGATCGGCGGCACCACCCACATCCCGGTGGAGTCGATCCGCATGAAGCAGGTCCGTGACGGCATCGAGGATTACGAGTACCTCGCCGAGCTGGCGAAGTACGACGCAGCAGCGGCGGACCGCTTCGCCTCCGAGCTCTTCCCCCACGCGTGGAGCGCCGGTGACATCACGCCGGATCAGCTGCTCGCCACCCGCCGGGCCATCGCCGCCGAGATCGCCCGGCACGTGGCGCCCGCCGGGACGCCCTCCACGCCGACCCGCCCGAGGGACGGCGGCGGGAGCTCCATCGCCGTGCCCGGCACCTCCAGCGGTGGCGAAGGGATCAGCGGCGGGGTGGGCGGCGCGAAGGCCGGCGGCTGCTCCAGCAGCGCTGCAGGCCCCGGGGCGCTCTCGGCGGTGGTCGTGGCGCTCGGCGCCGTGATCCGCCGCAGGCGCCGCGCCTGA
- a CDS encoding M16 family metallopeptidase, with translation MRSFSSKASAAPAPAAVHLPPYEEFRLPNGLRLIVAPRHQLPLASVELLVEVGGAHDPQGQAGLASMTAALLRRGTEIRSADEIHETIEYVGGHLEAAAGPDATAITAGVTSENLALALELVADVALHPTFPKKEFDTHQRRVLAELAQELDEPSVVADRAMLRTVLPAGHPYALPTAGTSKAVGSLRRADLQRFHRTWYAPERATLIVVGDVDPQEVRRLAKKHFGAWTTKAPAEITAPAAAALQRNRILVVHKEQATQVQVRFVAPAFTGKNDPVYFPATVANGAFGGGFTSRLVDEIRVNRGLSYSVGTRFLQLRGAGFFVFKSFTKNESVGELLQVLLAQAEKARTEGLADVEVERSRSYLAGLYPLRLETNDQIAAALGELLLYGLPADWVSTYRAKLAAVTAAAANAAARAWFFAQPWGLVLVGDRKAIESGLKAAGIEGERRVVAITDLE, from the coding sequence ATGCGTTCCTTCTCTTCCAAGGCCTCCGCAGCCCCTGCACCCGCTGCGGTCCATCTCCCGCCCTACGAGGAATTCCGCCTCCCCAATGGCCTGCGCCTGATCGTGGCCCCGCGGCACCAGCTGCCGCTCGCCAGCGTCGAGCTCCTCGTCGAGGTGGGCGGCGCCCACGATCCGCAAGGCCAGGCGGGCCTCGCCTCGATGACCGCCGCGCTCCTCCGCCGCGGCACCGAAATCCGCAGCGCCGACGAGATCCACGAGACGATCGAATACGTCGGCGGGCACCTCGAGGCTGCTGCAGGCCCCGACGCCACCGCGATCACCGCCGGCGTCACCAGCGAGAACCTCGCGCTGGCGCTGGAGCTGGTGGCGGACGTGGCGCTGCACCCGACCTTCCCGAAGAAGGAGTTCGACACCCACCAGCGCCGCGTCCTCGCCGAGCTGGCGCAGGAGCTCGACGAGCCCTCGGTCGTCGCCGACCGTGCGATGCTCCGCACGGTGCTGCCCGCCGGGCATCCCTACGCGCTGCCCACCGCCGGCACGAGCAAGGCAGTGGGCTCGCTGAGGCGGGCCGACCTGCAGCGCTTCCACCGCACCTGGTACGCGCCCGAACGCGCCACGCTCATCGTCGTCGGCGACGTCGATCCCCAGGAGGTCCGCAGGCTGGCGAAGAAGCATTTCGGCGCCTGGACCACGAAGGCGCCCGCCGAGATCACGGCGCCCGCCGCCGCTGCGCTGCAGCGCAACCGCATCCTCGTGGTGCACAAGGAGCAGGCCACGCAGGTGCAGGTCCGCTTCGTCGCGCCGGCCTTCACCGGCAAGAACGATCCGGTCTACTTCCCGGCGACCGTCGCCAATGGCGCCTTCGGCGGCGGCTTCACCTCGCGGCTCGTCGACGAGATCCGCGTGAACCGCGGCCTCTCCTACAGCGTCGGCACCCGCTTCCTCCAGCTGCGGGGCGCGGGCTTCTTCGTCTTCAAGTCGTTCACCAAGAACGAGAGTGTGGGCGAGCTGCTCCAGGTGCTGCTCGCCCAGGCCGAGAAGGCCCGCACCGAGGGGCTCGCGGACGTCGAGGTGGAGCGCAGCCGCAGCTACCTCGCCGGCCTCTACCCCTTGCGCCTCGAGACCAACGATCAGATCGCCGCGGCCCTGGGGGAGCTGCTCCTCTACGGGCTCCCTGCCGATTGGGTCTCGACCTACCGGGCGAAGCTCGCCGCGGTCACCGCCGCCGCGGCGAATGCCGCTGCCCGTGCATGGTTCTTCGCGCAGCCCTGGGGCCTGGTGCTCGTCGGCGACCGCAAGGCGATCGAGTCGGGGCTGAAGGCTGCGGGGATCGAGGGTGAGCGGCGCGTGGTGGCGATAACCGACCTCGAGTAG